gaaagggttcagagtcttttatttttttcctgtgtcatatgtggcagcactgttcaatgtttcttaaacattacccactgtagtgacatgtgaataaactccaactctgtatcaacaacactgctgtgtaacttcagttaaatacttgtatgtgtgtagattagaaagaggtgagataaaggatctgcagtattttatgaagtattaatcgtacaaaggtcagttttatacaagtagaagtgtgtatttacctggcagtcggctgtcagtaatggctacgcctctctatttggactggtagatctcggcagactggcaactttaaaagtagctctcggttcaaaaaaggttgggcacccctgctctagaggaaagacaacaacaaaaaaacacataatAAGGCCTCTTAAAACATAATTTTAGGAAGTTGTGTTTTGAAATGAACAAAACCAGGTTGACAAATGTTATAAAAGGGACTCCAAGTGTGTTTAAAATAAGGTTAATTACAAATCATAATTTTTTTTGTTTGATAAAAGAATAATAAACGGCCATCTTTTCACATGACTTCTTATGCAGTTCTTGAGGCACAAGAAGTCAAAATGGAGCCTGAAGTGACGGGATACCTCGGAGAGGAGGTCACCCTGCGATGCCAATTCATCCCGGGACCAAAAGATGACACCATCTCTCAGGTTGAGTGGGAGCTGGAGACACCAGAAGGAGAGGACATCACCATCATTGTTTCTAGAGGTGAATCAGATGTTAGTGTCCCGGACACTTTTCTGAAGGGGAGAGTGAAGATTGCAGAACAATCTTTGATAATTGGAGATGTTGAAATGAGAGATGCAGGGTCGTATACCTGCAGCGTTGCAGCTTTTCCCAGCGGAGCCTTTGAAGGAACCACCAAACTTGTTGTTCAAGGTGAGTAAGAAAAGCATTCTTGATCAAAAATCGTATTTCTGAAGACAGTGATGGTTAATAAAAGTCATGTTTCTTCTCTCAGAACAGAAGCCACTACCTGCAGGGACGGTGTCTGCTATAGTGATCGCCGTCATGCTGCTGTTAGGCATCGTGGCTGCCATTGCATACCTCATCTTCATCAGAAAGTGAGTGTTAACCCATAACCAAGACTCTTCTGTTACAAATCAGCATTATTCCTCCAGGTATAGTATTCCAAAAATTACTAACATTGGTCAAACTCTTCAAATTGTCAGCGAAACAGAAGTCTTTGTGGACTGAACTGGAAATAATTTGTTTAACAAACTGCATTCAATGTTTCCAAAACCCATAACCCTCAAGTCTTTTTTTTATATGAATTCGTACTGAATTAAGCTTACATTAGGATTACGTTTATTTTATATTCAGTATGTTAAAAAACATATGCTATTTGTCAGTTTGTTGttgctttatttaattttgagGAATAAGAAAGAAAAGTCCCTTCTGATGCAGAAAACTAACCGCAGCACATTTGTATTCCTTTAAATCAGACGTGATCCGAAGGTCAGACACCGTGTCTACATTGGTGAGAACGAAAGCCCACTTCACCACACTTTGATTTATTTAAAGTTGTTTCAGTTCCCTCGACTAAACCGCCTCTGTCTTTGCAGATACAGACGGTCCGGTGATGGATGTGTCGCGGCAATCTGTTCTCAAAAGAGACGTGGTGAGCTAGTGTCTACATTTAGGTTGAATAAGTTCCACTCAGATTACATTAAACAAAGCAACACAAACAACCAAGTCACTCTCTCCTTCACTACCTCTTAGGATGTGGTGTACTCTGACGTCaggctgaaaacatccagaGATGCCCCGCCCGACGACGAACACACGGCGGACGACGTCACGTACGCCGATGTCGTAGTTGTGCGCCATCAGCTCCAATGAACACGAGATGGATGTCTTTCTTCTACTTGCAATAATCTGAAAGATGCTGGATACaagttgtatttatatatttatatcagCTTCTAAAGTAAAACCTGCTCCATGGCTTCAAATCATCCTCTCATTTTCCACTTTAGCCTCAAAGCAGGCGATGTAGTTTAAAGGAAATGTAGTACGTTTTTCTCTGATAGGAACCTTTTCTATATGTGGAGATATTAAGTGATGAAAAGATCAGTATTTTAAAGTAGCCGGGGTTGTATCATTTACCCGACACTAGCGAAACATTACCGTTTTTTGTGGTTCACCTAGCTTTTAAAGTACAATAAATAAACTCTGTTACAAGCTACACATCATAGGAGAGAGCCAAATATCCTTCACAGATGTGCCTTGTTACCACATTTCCATCAACATCTGCCATTTTCCTTCAGTTACGTCTGTCTTGGCCTGTACCCGAGTTAACCGTgctcttaaagaggccctatgctttttggggtttccctttcctgtagcgtGTTATAAagcgtgcatgtaaatggtctgcagagccTAAAATCCCTGTTTTCCCTCCAGACGGAGTTTCTCTCCAACACactgcctccattggactcctttgtttacttcagtgACATCACCATGTAACAGTTGCATACCGATTAGCTTACGCACcagcacattgtacgtgataagctaaggggcgggacaatatctaagcagttgaccaaacacaacagagccggccagcggaccaatcagagcagactgggctctggtttcagacagagggtgaaaagagatgctgcagcacaggcagtatgaggaaagtaaagagctttttgaacattaaagcgtggagacatgtcccagtagagacactacatacacaaCAGGCTTCTttaatgtgtatgtatttaataGAAGCAAAATGTTGGAGTCACTCCCTCTTGCAAATCAAGTGTTGCTCAAAAAGAATGATTATTTTGAAATTTAAACTCCACTAATATTATTTTGTCGACATGTGTCCTGCCATTtggttttaaatatatataacagGTAGGAATGGTAGAAACCAGCACGCCTCCAACGTGTCAGCGAGGTAAATAACGTTTTACTTTGCCGTGCCGCACAGTAGAGAAACACTCAAACTGTGCCGACTCGGCTACAGCAGTCACGGTAGATTTCATTACACAAAGTTCCTATTCCACCTTTTGGTGACCATCGAAGACGGAAGACAAAAACAGGAAGAaaatttaaaattacacaataaAAAAAGGAGAACCAACACAGACACACTGGTGCGTCTGGTGGTTGCTTGTTTCAGCAAAATAATTAACTTTTTAAATGGCATTTATTTGGGATTCACCTTAGTTGACGTTATAATGTTTCGATGTGTGCCTCTTGCTTTAATCCAGTGACGAGCCAGTGTTGATATATCATTGATTTATGAATCAGACAGGAAGGCTGCATTCTTTTCTTAATGCTGCCCATTTTACAAACCAAGAATATAATTTAAAGAACATTTGCTTGACATATTCAAATTGCACAGACACTTGTTTTACTAACCCCGCCCAGTATTCTGTCTGCTGGGATTTTGAATGTGAGGATGCTGTTCACAGATGTTGCAGACTTTGCAGGCGTTTTGTAAGAAGGTGACAAAACTATGGTTTGACACGTTTCTGTACTGATGCACACCATCACTGAGCATCTCCAACCGTCACTATGGTAACCTCCCGAGTGTTCAGCTGCACTTCCTGACTCATGTGTGGGGGTGAGATTGCTCGTTCTTACAAAACATGTGGAAACAGAACCAGTTGTTTGTCGTGTGTGAGAAAAAGGGCTTGTTTAACTGTTCAGTGTTGTTCCATTTAGTTTACATTGAAAGGGATTGTAACCTTAAGATGAACGGTCAGTGTAATGCATTGCCTTTTGCAGGTAACAATGTAGAGGAACAGGGCAACAGTTCTGTGAATTGTCTCTCTTAGTTTTTACCGTTTAATAAACCTGTAAATGTTCAGACTTGAGTCtgagtgtttttcttttttttgtgatgTACACAATTCTGTCATGGCAGGAAACAGATAAGAGATAAGTCAGTAAGATAGGGAGTGCGTTATGAAAGTATTTCCACAGCAGTCATCATATTTCTTAAGATAAAAACACGCAGCCACGTCGCAAAGTCTAATAATTCACAATGTGGAAGGAATAACGTGCAGTTTGATGGTTTCTCGCTTAAAAAAAAGGTATTTTATCCAAATGCTCTTTGGGGTCAATAGTCTAATTCTTTCTTTCTGTGGTTGTCTTACTGTAATGGTCGCGTCACTTCCCTCTATGATCGTCGTTTTGTCATATTCTCATCTCACTTTCGACTGGTCTGcacttgttgttgttgatgaaactgatattgatgaaactgattcgCTCGACTGTCTCTCAAATTGCAATGATTGTAATGGTTGTATGTATTACTTGAATTTTACTTAACAGACTGTACGtggtgtgtcatgttttgctttttgcctttttgttgatgtatgtctgtaagttgttgctgtcgggacccccttgaaaacgagatgctgcatctcaaggggtttatcccaataaatTAAATGTCTAGATATAGAAACAgcaataaatgttttatgttgTCATTTTgaagtgcctgtgtgtgtggggcttcATGATAAGGACTTGACATTCTGTATGTTGTGATTGTTGAGAAAAGGAACTGATTTAGAAAGTCTTAATGTGAGACTTTAGGCCATGATGTGTTAaaacaacacgttctcactcccctcccgtcatatattgacggacggtcagggcccctccccgtcgctatattacgtacagggtaccccttgcccgtcaggcttctacgggcagggcgtcccatagaccttcatagaccacgtgatcaacaacgatggccaaccttcgtgttattctcggtgaaaatgcctattttaaggttcatttggccattaaaatgcgttttgatgtcattttatgcgagtaatgagtttttatttctgattatttgtgcagtacatgtacatgatgtttagtttgctagttatgacgaagattacttcatgaatgctaacgtttttttggtggaaatgtgttttttcacagcaaagtcaccctctgtacttggacttattgggagaatctaaaggcaaaaacatcccaaatattcatttaggtc
This genomic window from Pseudochaenichthys georgianus chromosome 16, fPseGeo1.2, whole genome shotgun sequence contains:
- the LOC117461436 gene encoding myelin protein P0-like isoform X1; the encoded protein is MKTCSKSPAMLLIYIMLLPVLEAQEVKMEPEVTGYLGEEVTLRCQFIPGPKDDTISQVEWELETPEGEDITIIVSRGESDVSVPDTFLKGRVKIAEQSLIIGDVEMRDAGSYTCSVAAFPSGAFEGTTKLVVQEQKPLPAGTVSAIVIAVMLLLGIVAAIAYLIFIRKRDPKVRHRVYIDTDGPVMDVSRQSVLKRDVDVVYSDVRLKTSRDAPPDDEHTADDVTYADVVVVRHQLQ
- the LOC117461436 gene encoding myelin protein P0-like isoform X2, which codes for MKTCSKSPAMLLIYIMLLPVLEAQEVKMEPEVTGYLGEEVTLRCQFIPGPKDDTISQVEWELETPEGEDITIIVSRGESDVSVPDTFLKGRVKIAEQSLIIGDVEMRDAGSYTCSVAAFPSGAFEGTTKLVVQEQKPLPAGTVSAIVIAVMLLLGIVAAIAYLIFIRKRDPKVRHRVYIDGPVMDVSRQSVLKRDVDVVYSDVRLKTSRDAPPDDEHTADDVTYADVVVVRHQLQ